From a region of the Cucumis sativus cultivar 9930 chromosome 6, Cucumber_9930_V3, whole genome shotgun sequence genome:
- the LOC101221742 gene encoding vacuolar-sorting receptor 6 produces MPHFLTLLLSSLLIIIQLHVHVHVHARFVVEKSSVSVLSPTSLKSKHDAAIANFGIPDYGGFIVGSLFYPQTGAFGCLPFQGDKPFKSNTSRPTILLLDRGDCYFALKVWNAQQAGAAVVLVMDSIDESLITMDLPEDSTEADAYVEKIRIPSAFIEKSLGTTLKEAVRNAEDVVIRLDWRESVPHPDNRVEYEFWTNSNDECGTRCNEQMDFVKSFKGHAQILEKGGYTQFTPHYITWYCPEAFRFSSQCKSQCINHGRYCAPDPEQDFGVGYEGKDIVYENLRQLCVHRVSNETNRSWVWWDFVTDFHVRCSLKDKRYTKQCAEDVMKSLNLPVDKINDCMGDPEADVENKVLKIEQEMQIGHGARGDVTILPTLVINEVQYRGKLDRTAVLKAICSGFKETEEPPICLTSDIQTDECLERNGGCWQLLQQNITACKDTFRGRVCECPVVNGVQYKGDGYTTCEAYGPARCTINNGGCWSETKNELTATACSNSDISGCKCPSGFRGDGQNCEDVDECKERLACQCEGCSCTNTWGGYHCKCSGNQVYMKDQDTCIEKSGSKVGSFLVFLVLAVVVGGGLAGYMFYKYRLRSYMDSEIMSIMSQYMPLDSQNKVESHSETETLRQGAV; encoded by the exons ATGCCTCATTTTCTAACCCTTctcctttcttctcttctaaTAATCATTCAACTTCATGTTCATGTTCATGTCCATGCCCGTTTTGTCGTCGAGAAGAGCAGCGTCTCCGTTCTCTCTCCCACCTCTCTCAAGTCCAAACATGACGCTGCAATCGCCAACTTTGGTATTCCCGACTACGGTGGTTTCATTGTCGGCTCTCTTTTCTATCCTCAAACAGGGGCTTTCGGATGTCTCCCCTTCCAAGGAGACAAGCCTTTCAAGTCCAACACCTCTCGTCCTACTATCCTTCTTCTCGATCGTGGAg ATTGCTACTTTGCATTGAAAGTATGGAACGCTCAACAGGCGGGAGCGGCTGTAGTTTTAGTAATGGATAGTATCGACGAGTCTCTAATAACCATGGATTTACCTGAAGACAGCACCGAAGCAGATGCTTACGTTGAAAAGATACGAATTCCATCTGCTTTCATAGAGAAATCACTGGGCACAACCCTAAAGGAAGCAGTGAGGAATGCTGAAGATGTTGTGATCAGATTAGATTGGAGAGAGTCGGTTCCCCATCCAGACAACCGAGTGGAGTATGAATTTTGGACCAACAGCAATGACGAATGTGGCACTCGATGTAATGAGCAAATGGATTTTGTCAAAAGTTTTAAGGGTCATGCTCAAATTCTGGAGAAAGGAGGTTACACTCAGTTCACACCACACTACATCACTTGGTATTGCCCTGAGGCCTTCAGATTTAGCAGCCAATGCAAGTCACAGTGCATTAACCACGGCAGATATTGTGCTCCAGACCCAGAGCAAGATTTTGGAGTTGGCTATGAAGGCAAAGACATTGTCTATGAAAATCTCAGACAGCTTTGTGTGCATCGAGTTTCCAACGAGACCAACCGCTCCTGGGTTTGGTGGGATTTTGTTACAGATTTTCACGTTAGATGCTCCTTGAAGGACAAAAGATACACCAAGCAATGTGCTGAGGATGTCATGAAGTCTCTCA ACCTTCCAGTTGACAAGATCAATGATTGCATGGGCGACCCTGAAGCTGATGTGGAGAATAAGGTGCTAAAAATTGAGCAAGAAATGCAG ATTGGCCATGGGGCTCGGGGTGATGTGACAATCTTACCCACATTAGTTATTAATGAAGTTCAGTATCGAG GGAAACTGGACAGAACTGCTGTGCTGAAGGCCATCTGTTCAGGATTTAAGGAAACTGAGGAGCCTCCCATTTGCTTAACTTCAG ATATTCAAACTGATGAATGCCTCGAAAGGAATGGTGGCTGTTGGCAGCTCCTACAACAGAACATAACCGCATGCAAG GACACATTTAGAGGACGAGTTTGTGAGTGCCCTGTCGTTAATGGTGTTCAGTATAAAGGAGATGGTTACACTACTTGTGAAG CATATGGACCTGCAAGGTGTACCATTAACAATGGTGGTTGCTGGTcagaaactaaaaatgaattaactGCCACAGCTTGCTCA AATTCAGATATAAGTGGTTGCAAGTGTCCATCTGGATTCAGAGGCGATGGCCAAAACTGCGAAG ATGTTGATGAATGCAAGGAGCGTCTTGCTTGTCAGTGTGAAGGTTGTAGCTGCACGAACACTTGGGGTGGGTATCACTGTAAGTGTAGTGGTAACCAAGTATACATGAAGGACCAAGATACTTGTATCG AAAAAAGTGGATCAAAAGTTGGATCGTTTCTCGTCTTTCTGGTGCTGGCAGTGGTTGTTGGAGGGGGATTAGCTGGTTACATGTTCTACAAATATAGGCTGCGG TCTTACATGGATTCGGAGATTATGTCAATCATGTCGCAGTACATGCCACTGGACAGCCAGAATAAGGTTGAATCCCACAGTGAAACTGAAACGCTGAGGCAAGGGGCAGTTTAA
- the LOC101221511 gene encoding uncharacterized protein LOC101221511, with the protein MAKSMRSKREKRLRAIRREMVDPFYDKKEAAKLAAQEAALAAPKLPVRSSPLTSNVSTMDVAPPSTSSAADAAMDVDVDDCSRSDVLKPVGGVGKKSKRKFKVGKAKRRGKCKVKRNRHI; encoded by the exons atggcGAAATCCATGAGATcgaagagagagaagaggcTGAGGGCCATCAGGAGAGAGATGGTTGACCCTTTTTACGACAAGAAAGAAGCCGCCAAGCTCGCTGCTCAAGAGGCTGCCCTTGCTGCCCCTAAGCTTCCCGTGCGTTCCTCTCCTTTAACCTCCAATGTCTCTACTATGGACGTCGCACCGCCCTCTACCTCTTCCGCTGCTGACGCTGCTATGG ATGTGGACGTAGATGATTGCAGTAGAAGCGACGTGCTGAAGCCTGTAGGTGGAGTTGGcaagaaatccaaaagaaaattcaaggTTGGCAAGGCTAAGCGCCGGGGTAAATGCAAGGTCAAGAGGAATCGCCACATTTGA